The following coding sequences lie in one Musa acuminata AAA Group cultivar baxijiao chromosome BXJ1-8, Cavendish_Baxijiao_AAA, whole genome shotgun sequence genomic window:
- the LOC135584010 gene encoding rhamnogalacturonan I rhamnosyltransferase 4-like: MGGVAAHSEAGGAPSARAAMPQRARLQVWFLTVCGCILIWTCLVQLLVPGRLWPHAWGWNTARLFLGIAEAGSRSAHPPLAPPPPLPPLRNYTSNGYLKVSCNGGLNQMRAAICDMVTVARLLNLTLVIPELDKQSFWADPSNFDDLFDVKHFIDSLKDEVHITKRLPKKISGKASSNLLRMRPVSWSDEKYYLQQILPLFNKSNVIHFNKTDARLANNLPIHLQKLRCHVNYHALKFTPQLEALGNRLVQILQKRGSFIALHLRYEMDMLAFSGCTHGCSKEEAEELKSLRYAYPWWREKEIDSVAKRLQGFCPLTPEETTLVLEALGFDKDTEIYIASGEIYGGEKRLSTLRAAFPKLVRKEMLLDPEDLRQFQNHSSQMAALDYMVSLASDVFIPTYDGNMAKVVEGHRRYLGFRKTISLDRRKLVELLDLHNNKTLSWDDFATSVRQVLEKSIGQPTCRRVVAGKPKEEDYFYSNPQECLTNANECPMPHKSSSVK, encoded by the exons ATGGGAGGCGTCGCCGCACATTCTGAGGCCGGCGGAGCGCCTTCGGCCAGAGCGGCGATGCCGCAGCGAGCGCGGCTGCAGGTCTGGTTCCTGACCGTGTGCGGCTGCATCCTCATCTGGACGTGCCTGGTCCAGCTTCTCGTCCCCGGGCGCCTCTGGCCCCACGCTTGGGGTTGGAACACGGCGCGGTTGTTCTTGGGCATAGCCGAGGCAGGATCGAGGTCCGCTCATCCGCCACTTGCTCCTCCACCGCCGCTCCCACCATTGA GAAATTATACAAGCAATGGTTATCTAAAAGTATCATGCAATGGTGGCTTAAACCAAATGCGTGCAGCG ATATGTGACATGGTGACAGTGGCTCGCTTGTTGAACCTTACACTGGTGATTCCGGAGCTTGATAAGCAGTCATTTTGGGCTGACCCGAG CAATTTTGATGATCTATTTGATGTGAAACATTTCATCGATTCTTTAAAAGATGAAGTACACATCACTAAAAGGCTACCAAAGAAGATAAGTGGAAAGGCTTCTAGCAATTTACTTAGAATGCGTCCTGTGAGCTGGTCAGATGAGAAGTACTACTTGCAACAG ATTTTGCCACTGTTCAACAAGTCCAatgtgattcattttaataagacAGATGCACGGTTGGCAAACAATCTCCCTATTCATCTCCAAAAGCTTAGATGCCATGTAAACtatcatgcattaaaatttacTCCTCAGCTCGAGGCACTGGGAAACAGGTTGGTTCAAATTCTTCAAAAGCGGGGATCCTTTATTGCGCTACATTTGAGATATGAAATGGATATGCTGGCTTTCTCTGGCTGCACTCATGGTTGTTCCAAGGAAGAAGCTGAGGAGCTTAAAAGTCTAAG GTATGCTTATCCATGGTGGAGGGAAAAAGAGATAGACTCTGTAGCCAAAAGGCTGCAAGGCTTTTGCCCACTTACACCTGAGGAGACCACGCTTGTTCTCGAAGCATTGGGGTTTGACAAGGATACTGAAATATACATTGCCTCTGGTGAGATTTATGGTGGGGAAAAGAGGCTGTCTACATTACGCGCAGCATTCCCGAAGCTT GTTAGAAAGGAGATGCTACTTGACCCAGAAGATTTACGTCAATTTCAGAACCATTCATCCCAGATGGCTGCCCTTGATTATATGGTTTCTTTGGCGAGTGATGTCTTCATCCCAACATATGATGGGAACATGGCAAAAGTCGTCGAGGGACATCGAAG GTATCTCGGGTTCAGGAAAACTATCTCCCTGGACCGCAGAAAATTGGTGGAGCTTCTGGATCTGCATAACAACAAGACACTTTCTTGGGACGATTTTGCAACTTCAGTGAGACAAGTTCTTGAGAAGAGCATCGGCCAGCCAACCTGCCGAAGAGTTGTTGCCGGTAAGCCCAAGGAGGAAGATTACTTCTATTCTAACCCTCAAGAGTGCCTGACAAATGCAAATGAATGCCCTATGCCTCACAAGTCAAGCTCTGTGAAGTAA